Within the Streptomyces sp. YIM 121038 genome, the region TCCCTGTGCGGCAGCATGACGGGCCGCCAGCGTTCTCCGTTCCCGTCAGCCGTCGGCAGGTGATGCCCCGGCGCCATCCCGTAGCCGCGCAGCCGTTCCAGCCCGAATGGGAACTCCTGGAGAAGGACTACGAAGAGGCAATTCGCGTCATTACGCACTCCCGTAACGCTCTCGAGCGGACCCCTGGAACCATCGCCAAACTGGGCGAGGAAGACATCAGGAACCTGCTCTTGGTCAGCTTGAACAGCACGTTCATGGGAGCAAGCGGGGGCGAGCTGTTCAACGGGGACGGCAAGACGGACATCCTGGTCCGTGTGGAAGACCGCAATGTCTTCATTGGGGAGTGCAAAATCTGGGACGGCCCTAAAGTCGTCGGTGATGCACTCACCCAACTCTTGAAGTATCACGTGTGGCGCGATTCAAAGGGCGCCCTGCTGCTCTTCATCCGACGGGGAGACGCGACGAGCACGATCCGCAAAGCGATCCAGAAGATCGAAGAGCACCCGAACCACAAGCGGACCCTTGATGCCCGGCCGTCCGACGGCCGCTACGACTTCGTGATTCGAGCCAACGACGATGCCGAGCGGGAAATCCACCTGGCATTCCTTCCCTTCATTCTCCCCCTCAAGCAGGACTGACTGGCACAAGGGACCGCCGACCCCTCACGCCCCGATGCAGCAGCTGCTCCACGGACACGGAACTTCATGACGTCGCCGCAGCCGGCTTGCTCCCGGCCTGGCCGGTCAGATTCCGGCACACGGCCGCGTGCCCGATTCTTCAGCCTTCGTGTGTCTGCTGCTTCTGTGTTGCGGCTTCATGAGCTGCGAGTTCCTCGGGGGTGCCGAGGAAAGCGGGGCCGCAGCCTGACGGGAGGTGCTGGATCACCATGGCGATGGCCTCCCGCGCTGTGGCTGCCGGGCCTACCGTCTGGCTCCGTAGCGGGCCGGAGACCCGGTAGGTGCCGCCAGCGGCGGGCCGAATGTAAGGGATGTCCCAGGTCCACCGTGGTTCGG harbors:
- a CDS encoding DUF6193 family natural product biosynthesis protein; its protein translation is MKWDTSVEVRVEAGWQAVHAEGRVRGELLEAAYEEPRLRRLFPWTGMGELHFSRCTEPRWTWDIPYIRPAAGGTYRVSGPLRSQTVGPAATAREAIAMVIQHLPSGCGPAFLGTPEELAAHEAATQKQQTHEG